From the Paenibacillus sp. JQZ6Y-1 genome, the window CAAAAGAAAGCAGTATCTGATTTGGGACATGATATACCTTTGAAGGCTGAATCTGGTTTTGAATGGGATACGGAGTTGTATTTGAATACAGAAACAAACGTGAATGTGGACGTGCATTTGAATACGACGTTGGATAATGATGCGGAATGGAATATGGAGTATTTGCGCAATGTATTTCAGATCGATGTGACGGAGATTGAAGGTACGGACGATCTGCATCATCCAGAAGGAGTCATTCGAGAAGGGCAGGAGCTGGCAGCGCGTTGTTTTGGAGCGGAAGAGACGCATTGGCTAGTTGGTGGAAGTACAGTCGGCAATTTGGCGATGTTATTGACGGTATGCACACATCCAGGTGAATTGGTGCTTGTGCAGCGTAATGTACACAAATCGGTTATTCATGGAATGATGATGGCGGGAGCCCAAGCGGTATTTTTGACACCGGAACTGGATATGCAAAGTGGACTGGCTGTTATTCCTTCGACCGAGAGTATTGAGCAGGCGCTACAGACATATCCGCAGGCGCGAGCTGTTTTGCTGACGTCGCCTAATTATTATGGTATGGGTAGGGATTTGACGGACATCGCTAAGCTTTGCCATGAATATCATATGCCTTTATTGATAGATGAGGCGCATGGTGCACATTACGGTCATCATCCGCGTTTTCCGCAAAGTGCGCTATCAGCTGGAGCAGATGCGGTGGTGCAGTCTACGCACAAAATGCTATCTGCAATGACGATGGGTGCGATGCTACATGTGCAAGGCAATCTGCTGAATCGGAATCTACTTAAACAACGTTTGACGATGCTTCAAAGTTCAAGCCCTTCGTATCCACTAATGGCTTCGCTGGATTTGAGTCGTTATGTGCTGGAAACGAAGGGTGCGGCTTTGTTTGAAAAAGGTTTGGCAGCGCGCGATGCACTGGTTGTTGGCGTGCAGCAGATTCATTTTGTGGTGCAGAATGAGGATGAGGCTTCTTTTACAATGGCTACTGTTGGAGAACATAGTCGTGTACAAGGTTCGGACGATGCAATGGATAGTGTACCTTCTGTGCAAGCGGCTGGAACGTCTGGAGAGACAAAGGATATTGATGCGCGTTTGGCTCGTTTTGGTGTATTGTATG encodes:
- a CDS encoding aminotransferase class I/II-fold pyridoxal phosphate-dependent enzyme; translation: MKERSESNKDSYIEDMQKDTGVREDVKIEDHSNPHVSRIRAPLYERLVQYAQSGQRSYHVPGHKNGGAYFAESFDPQKKAVSDLGHDIPLKAESGFEWDTELYLNTETNVNVDVHLNTTLDNDAEWNMEYLRNVFQIDVTEIEGTDDLHHPEGVIREGQELAARCFGAEETHWLVGGSTVGNLAMLLTVCTHPGELVLVQRNVHKSVIHGMMMAGAQAVFLTPELDMQSGLAVIPSTESIEQALQTYPQARAVLLTSPNYYGMGRDLTDIAKLCHEYHMPLLIDEAHGAHYGHHPRFPQSALSAGADAVVQSTHKMLSAMTMGAMLHVQGNLLNRNLLKQRLTMLQSSSPSYPLMASLDLSRYVLETKGAALFEKGLAARDALVVGVQQIHFVVQNEDEASFTMATVGEHSRVQGSDDAMDSVPSVQAAGTSGETKDIDARLARFGVLYETNKRRISEAVPTVEKGMQQRMDVSGCDWQIDPFKVVLYDRTGMWSGSELQERLQQYGCIPEMSDERYVVLVFSLGSRMKDADVLLDALRDLAVNNSVNLTAAWTAYNEDEVDSQDPVSGRTQLVQDRTEVEKNKITSTEESHLPMVSLKHTGLHGTIDIELISEPVAFHMIPVMPEDVESIVLEAAAGRICAEMIIPYPPGIPILYPGERIGESMHTRLLGLRDHNIKIQGAEDASLRYIKVYC